The Alkalicoccobacillus plakortidis genome contains a region encoding:
- the rplK gene encoding 50S ribosomal protein L11 — protein sequence MAKKVIKMVKLQIPAGKRIQAPPVGPALGQAGVNIMGFCKEFNARTSDQAGLIIPVEITVFEDRSFTFITKTPPAAVLLKKAAGIESGSGEPNRNKVATVKRDKVREIAETKMPDLNAANVESAMRMVEGTARSMGITIED from the coding sequence GTGGCTAAAAAGGTAATTAAAATGGTTAAATTGCAAATCCCTGCTGGAAAGCGAATCCAAGCTCCACCGGTTGGTCCTGCATTGGGTCAAGCAGGTGTGAATATTATGGGTTTCTGTAAAGAATTTAACGCTCGTACTTCTGATCAAGCAGGTCTTATCATTCCTGTTGAGATTACAGTTTTTGAGGATCGTTCTTTTACGTTCATCACAAAAACTCCGCCTGCAGCGGTATTGCTTAAAAAAGCAGCTGGAATCGAGTCTGGTTCTGGAGAGCCGAACCGAAATAAAGTTGCAACTGTTAAGCGTGATAAAGTGCGCGAGATTGCTGAAACTAAGATGCCAGATCTCAACGCAGCGAATGTTGAATCCGCTATGCGTATGGTTGAAGGAACAGCTCGTAGCATGGGAATTACGATCGAAGATTAA
- the nusG gene encoding transcription termination/antitermination protein NusG, translating to MEKNWYVVHTYSGYENKVKANLEKRVESMDMADKIFRVLVPVEEETEVKNGKTKTVTRKVFPGYVLVEIIMTDDSWYVVRNTPGVTGFVGSSGVGSKPTALLPDEVESILKQMGVEQPRAEIDFDIKESVKVKEGPFANFVGTIEEIQVEKQKIKVHVNMFGRETPVELDYNQVEKI from the coding sequence ATGGAGAAAAATTGGTATGTAGTTCATACGTATTCAGGTTATGAAAACAAGGTTAAAGCAAATCTTGAAAAGCGTGTGGAATCTATGGATATGGCAGATAAGATCTTTCGAGTGCTTGTTCCTGTTGAAGAAGAAACAGAAGTAAAAAATGGTAAGACAAAAACCGTAACCCGCAAAGTATTTCCTGGTTACGTGTTGGTAGAAATCATTATGACAGATGACTCTTGGTATGTTGTTCGTAATACACCTGGAGTAACTGGATTTGTCGGTTCTTCTGGCGTTGGTTCTAAACCAACGGCTCTTCTTCCTGATGAGGTTGAAAGTATCCTTAAGCAGATGGGCGTTGAACAACCACGAGCAGAAATTGATTTTGATATCAAAGAATCTGTGAAAGTGAAAGAAGGTCCCTTTGCGAATTTTGTTGGAACAATTGAAGAAATTCAAGTGGAAAAACAAAAGATTAAGGTTCATGTGAACATGTTTGGACGCGAGACTCCGGTTGAGCTTGATTATAACCAAGTAGAAAAGATTTAA
- the secE gene encoding preprotein translocase subunit SecE yields MAGKLGNFFQSVAQEMRRVSWPTRKELTRYTLVVLATVAIMTVFFAVVDLGISELVRLL; encoded by the coding sequence TTGGCCGGTAAATTAGGTAATTTCTTTCAAAGTGTTGCTCAAGAGATGAGAAGAGTCAGTTGGCCAACGCGCAAAGAACTCACACGTTACACACTAGTGGTTCTTGCAACCGTTGCGATTATGACTGTCTTTTTTGCAGTGGTAGATTTGGGAATTTCGGAATTAGTTCGCCTACTCTAG
- a CDS encoding NYN domain-containing protein, which yields MRTILLVDGYNIIGAWPKLRDLKDQDLELARDLLISKMAEYQAYSGDEVTVIFDAHMVSGIGKSYKNHRVEVIYTRKLETADERIERLVRELKRVDTTIHVATSDFAEQSVIFGSGALRKSARELLIETEMATKGIAKMVETAKKQQKPTHAYLSEELTEIFEKWRRGER from the coding sequence ATGAGAACCATTCTGCTGGTTGATGGTTATAATATTATTGGTGCATGGCCAAAGCTACGAGATTTAAAGGACCAAGACCTGGAACTGGCAAGAGATCTCTTAATTAGCAAGATGGCGGAGTACCAAGCATATTCAGGAGACGAAGTGACCGTTATTTTTGATGCACACATGGTCTCAGGTATAGGCAAGTCTTATAAAAATCATCGAGTTGAAGTCATTTACACACGGAAATTAGAGACAGCCGATGAACGTATTGAGCGATTAGTGCGGGAATTAAAGCGTGTGGATACAACCATTCACGTAGCTACTTCCGATTTTGCGGAGCAGTCTGTTATTTTCGGAAGCGGTGCGTTGAGAAAGTCAGCCAGAGAACTTTTGATAGAGACAGAAATGGCAACAAAAGGAATTGCAAAAATGGTCGAAACTGCCAAGAAACAACAAAAACCGACACATGCTTATCTTAGTGAGGAGCTAACTGAAATTTTTGAAAAATGGCGACGTGGTGAGAGATGA
- the rlmB gene encoding 23S rRNA (guanosine(2251)-2'-O)-methyltransferase RlmB encodes MSDEFIAGKNPILEALRSGHAIHKIWIAEGSQKGSMSKVIQVAKEKNILVQTAPKKKLESLLGSENHQGVVASVAAYEYAEIDDIFERAAAKNEEPFFLVLDEIEDPHNLGSILRTADASGAHGVIIPKRRAVGLTQTVAKASTGAIEYVPVVRVTNIARTMDELKKRGVWFAGTDASASEDYRGASFDMSLGLVIGSEGKGMSRLVKEKCDFLVYIPMVGKVTSLNASVAASLLMYEVHRKRTPLGSR; translated from the coding sequence ATGAGTGATGAGTTTATTGCAGGGAAGAATCCCATTTTAGAAGCGCTCCGATCTGGTCATGCGATTCATAAAATTTGGATTGCGGAGGGCTCACAAAAAGGGTCAATGAGTAAGGTTATTCAAGTGGCGAAGGAAAAGAATATACTTGTCCAGACTGCACCTAAAAAGAAGCTGGAGTCGTTACTTGGTAGTGAGAATCATCAAGGCGTTGTGGCGTCAGTTGCAGCGTATGAGTATGCAGAGATTGATGATATCTTTGAGCGTGCAGCAGCAAAAAATGAGGAACCGTTTTTCTTGGTACTAGATGAGATTGAAGATCCACATAACCTTGGTTCGATCCTGCGTACTGCGGATGCATCAGGTGCACACGGAGTGATTATTCCGAAGCGACGTGCAGTTGGTCTGACCCAGACCGTTGCTAAGGCGTCTACAGGGGCAATTGAATACGTACCGGTTGTTAGGGTTACAAATATCGCACGTACGATGGACGAGTTGAAGAAGCGCGGGGTGTGGTTTGCAGGCACAGATGCCTCTGCAAGTGAAGATTATCGTGGCGCATCCTTTGATATGTCACTAGGGCTTGTTATAGGCAGTGAAGGAAAAGGAATGAGCCGTCTTGTTAAAGAGAAGTGTGATTTTCTTGTCTATATTCCTATGGTCGGTAAGGTTACCTCACTAAATGCATCTGTTGCTGCAAGTTTACTTATGTATGAGGTGCACCGCAAACGTACTCCTTTAGGAAGTCGATAA
- a CDS encoding Mini-ribonuclease 3 yields the protein MKIIKPTTDLKQLNGLALAYMGDAVLDMYVRYYLLAKGKVKPHALHVEATQYVSAKAQAEMVHRLEENGVFTEQEMMVIKRGRNAKSGSVPKNTNVTTYRYSTGFEALLGYLYVSNESNRLDEIIQMALGEFENKQEGTEGGAQNHE from the coding sequence ATGAAAATTATTAAACCAACAACGGATTTAAAGCAATTAAATGGTTTGGCTCTTGCTTATATGGGTGATGCGGTACTGGATATGTACGTGCGGTATTACCTGTTAGCGAAGGGCAAAGTAAAACCTCATGCACTGCATGTGGAGGCGACACAATATGTGTCAGCTAAGGCACAGGCGGAGATGGTGCATCGCTTGGAAGAGAATGGCGTGTTTACAGAGCAGGAGATGATGGTCATTAAGCGAGGACGTAATGCCAAGTCCGGTTCTGTGCCAAAAAATACAAATGTGACGACCTATCGTTATTCCACAGGCTTTGAGGCTTTACTTGGGTATTTATATGTTTCAAACGAATCAAACCGGTTAGATGAGATTATTCAAATGGCTTTAGGCGAATTTGAGAATAAACAAGAAGGAACTGAAGGAGGGGCACAAAATCATGAGTGA
- the cysS gene encoding cysteine--tRNA ligase, whose product MAIQILNSLTMKKEPFVPIEQGKVKMYVCGPTVYNYIHIGNARPPIVYDMVRRYLEYRGYEVLFVSNFTDVDDKIIRAANELGEDVFDVANRFIEAYHQDTCALGVKPADKHPRVTETIPDIVEFIEVLEKKGYAYASGGDVYFRTRKFKDYGKLSSQSIDDLKSGSRIEVDERKEDPLDFVLWKAAKEGEISWESPWGNGRPGWHIECSAMVKKYLGDTIDIHAGGRDLAFPHHENEIAQSEALTDKQMANYWMHNGFINIDNEKMSKSLGNFVLAHDIIRQHSPEVVRFFMLTAHYRSPINFSSELLEGAKNGLERIKTALASMKHRLNDSADFGEQAGWLDKVAELRTRFIAEMDDDFNSANGISVLFDAAKEANIYSRERQTSKAVLEAFITLFDELGAVLGLELHQETELLDAEVDQLIEKRNQARVERNFQEADDIRDQLKAQGILLEDTPQGVRWKREARA is encoded by the coding sequence ATGGCGATTCAGATTTTAAATAGCTTAACCATGAAAAAAGAGCCCTTTGTTCCGATTGAGCAAGGTAAGGTTAAGATGTATGTATGTGGACCAACAGTCTACAATTATATTCACATTGGAAACGCCCGTCCGCCAATTGTCTATGATATGGTGCGCAGATACCTAGAGTATCGCGGATATGAAGTGTTATTTGTTTCTAACTTTACAGATGTAGATGACAAAATTATTCGTGCAGCTAATGAATTAGGCGAAGATGTGTTTGATGTAGCCAATCGTTTTATTGAAGCTTATCATCAAGATACATGTGCACTAGGAGTAAAACCAGCTGATAAACACCCAAGAGTGACAGAGACCATTCCAGACATAGTGGAGTTTATTGAAGTGCTTGAGAAAAAAGGCTATGCATATGCCTCTGGTGGAGATGTTTATTTCCGAACTAGAAAATTCAAAGATTATGGGAAGCTTTCCTCACAATCAATTGATGATTTAAAAAGTGGATCAAGAATTGAAGTAGATGAACGAAAAGAAGACCCACTTGATTTTGTTCTATGGAAGGCTGCTAAAGAAGGTGAAATCTCATGGGAGAGCCCTTGGGGTAATGGTCGACCAGGCTGGCATATTGAATGTTCGGCTATGGTAAAAAAATATTTAGGGGATACCATAGATATTCATGCAGGTGGACGAGATCTTGCGTTTCCACACCACGAGAATGAGATTGCACAGTCGGAAGCCTTGACAGATAAGCAAATGGCGAACTATTGGATGCATAATGGCTTCATTAATATTGATAATGAAAAGATGTCAAAATCACTCGGGAATTTTGTTTTAGCTCATGATATTATTCGACAGCATTCACCAGAAGTTGTTCGTTTCTTTATGCTGACGGCTCATTACCGCAGCCCAATTAATTTCAGCTCTGAACTACTTGAAGGAGCAAAAAATGGTCTGGAACGAATTAAAACAGCTCTTGCCTCAATGAAGCATAGGTTAAACGACTCGGCTGACTTCGGAGAGCAGGCAGGTTGGTTAGACAAAGTTGCAGAGCTACGCACACGTTTTATTGCAGAAATGGATGATGATTTTAATAGCGCAAACGGAATTTCCGTATTATTTGATGCTGCAAAGGAAGCGAATATTTACAGTCGTGAACGTCAAACATCTAAGGCTGTTTTAGAAGCATTTATCACATTATTTGATGAGCTTGGAGCAGTGCTTGGACTTGAGCTTCACCAGGAAACAGAGCTACTGGATGCAGAAGTTGATCAACTCATTGAAAAACGTAACCAAGCACGGGTCGAACGGAATTTTCAAGAAGCAGATGACATCCGAGATCAGCTAAAAGCTCAAGGTATATTGCTTGAAGATACGCCTCAGGGGGTACGTTGGAAGAGAGAAGCTCGCGCATGA